The following proteins come from a genomic window of Miscanthus floridulus cultivar M001 chromosome 2, ASM1932011v1, whole genome shotgun sequence:
- the LOC136538356 gene encoding uncharacterized protein: protein MGRRLDVLLGRTTKQTARLKSLLGLAVTRLGVVRGHRQVRCGQARGDVEQLLRLGHTDRALARAEHVVREQNALDVLAELEAYCTLIVERAALVDAHRDCPEELREAAAGLVYAAARCGDLPELQEVRGILAAKFGREFVSAASNLRSGCGINAKIVQKLSTKQPSLESRQLVLQEIAAEKGIAVRIYEPPPYEDSGRSNHNHRKTKHDDDERIRRTPPVDDRDEDISGDSAQRYKDVEAAAQAAFESAASAAAAAKAAMELSRGEPRGPRTGRMQMDPEIEKRDEVLDGKKSEKIGHDRSNSSEVEIMPEDEANHGNVAVTKLKQREPARGKPASVRTKWGF from the exons ATGGGGAGGAGGCTGGACGTGCTGCTGGGGCGGACGACGAAGCAGACGGCGCGGCTCAAGTCGCTGCTGGGTCTGGCGGTGACGCGGCTCGGCGTGGTGCGGGGCCACCGCCAGGTGCGgtgcgggcaggcgcgcggggacGTGGAGCAGCTGCTCCGCCTCGGCCACACGGACCGCGCGCTGGCCCGCGCGGAGCACGTCGTCCGGGAGCAGAACGCGCTGGACGTGCTCGCCGAGCTCGAGGCCTACTGCACCCTCATCGTCGAGAGGGCCGCGCTCGTCGACGCGCACAGGGACTGCCCCGAGGAGCTGCGGGAGGCGGCGGCCGGGCTGGTCTACGCCGCCGCCAGGTGCGGGGACCTCCCGGAGCTGCAGGAGGTCCGGGGCATCCTCGCCGCCAAGTTCGGCAGGGAGTTCGTCTCCGCGGCGTCCAACCTCCGCAGCGGATGCGGGATCAACGCCAAG ATCGTGCAGAAGCTGTCGACCAAGCAGCCGAGCCTGGAGAGCCGACAGTTGGTGCTACAGGAGATCGCCGCCGAGAAAGGGATCGCCGTGCGCATCTACGAGCCGCCTCCCTACGAGGACTCGGGACGTTCCAACCACAACCACAGAAAGACAAAGCACGACGATGACGAGAGGATCCGCAGGACGCCACCAGTTGATGACCGAGACGAAGACATTTCCGGCGACTCGGCGCAGAGGTACAAGGACGTGGAAGCGGCAGCTCAGGCCGCGTTCGAGTCGGCCGCCTCGGCAGCAGCCGCCGCGAAGGCCGCCATGGAACTCTCGCGGGGGGAGCCCAGGGGGCCGAGGACAGGGAGGATGCAAATGGATCCTGAGATTGAGAAACGGGATGAGGTGCTTGATGGGAAGAAATCTGAGAAGATTGGGCATGACCGGAGTAACAGTTCAGAGGTTGAGATCATGCCGGAGGACGAGGCAAATCATGGCAACGTTGCAGTGACCAAACTGAAACAGCGGGAGCCTGCCAGGGGAAAGCCAGCATCGGTTAGAACAAAGTGGGGATTTTAG